In Tistrella bauzanensis, one DNA window encodes the following:
- a CDS encoding helix-turn-helix domain-containing protein produces the protein MTAAERVARNIRRYRVRQGLSQEALAVDAAIDRTYVSRLERQAENPTVAVLDRLARALGCDIRDLFDDPGPDDVPTLPNGRKKTTR, from the coding sequence ATGACCGCCGCCGAACGGGTTGCCCGCAATATCCGCCGCTACCGTGTCCGCCAAGGGCTCTCGCAAGAGGCTTTGGCGGTCGACGCGGCTATTGACCGCACCTATGTCAGCCGGCTGGAGCGGCAGGCGGAGAATCCGACAGTCGCGGTCCTCGATCGCCTCGCCCGCGCACTGGGCTGCGATATTCGCGACCTGTTCGACGATCCCGGCCCTGATGACGTGCCGACGCTGCCCAACGGTCGCAAAAAGACGACACGCTGA